Proteins from a genomic interval of Desulfurobacterium sp. TC5-1:
- the accC gene encoding acetyl-CoA carboxylase biotin carboxylase subunit, translated as MFKKILIANRSEVATRVIRACKELGIKTVAIYSEADVNSLHVKKADEAYMIHGDPVKAYLNYYKIVDIARRAGADAIHPGYGFLSERPDFAEYCRKRGVEFIGPSVEHLKMFGSKLEAKRVMKELGVPVAEGSDGAISDIEEAKELAKKIGYPVMIKASHGGGGRGLRVARNEEELINQFKTAVAEAEAAFGKGEVFIEKYIEEPRHIEIQIIADKNGNVVHLGERDCSMQRRHQKVLEIAPSPVLTKRQREKLGQICVKVAREIGYYGVGTWEFLMDKYGKFYFMEVNPRLQVEHTITEAVTGIDIVQEQIRIAAGMNLSFSQKSVNIYGFAMQFRINAEDVTRDFVPSPGTVTAYYSPGGIGVRIDGVVYKGYRIPPYYDSMIAKLIVWGRNWDEVIRRSRRALDEFVIRGVPTTIPFFKKILNDPEFIHGKFDTSFIDRKIKEFTFIKEPDPEILALALSAAIAAHHGL; from the coding sequence ATGTTTAAAAAGATTTTAATAGCCAACAGGAGTGAAGTAGCTACAAGAGTAATCCGTGCATGTAAAGAGCTTGGAATCAAAACGGTTGCAATTTATTCTGAGGCTGATGTTAATTCTCTCCACGTTAAAAAGGCAGATGAAGCTTACATGATTCACGGTGATCCTGTTAAGGCTTATCTAAACTACTATAAGATTGTTGATATAGCTCGTCGTGCGGGAGCAGATGCGATTCATCCAGGATACGGTTTCCTATCCGAAAGACCCGATTTTGCCGAATACTGCAGAAAAAGAGGCGTTGAATTTATAGGTCCTTCTGTAGAACATCTTAAAATGTTTGGCAGCAAGCTTGAAGCTAAAAGAGTTATGAAAGAGCTTGGTGTTCCTGTTGCTGAAGGAAGCGACGGTGCTATAAGCGACATAGAAGAAGCGAAAGAACTTGCCAAAAAGATAGGCTATCCCGTTATGATAAAAGCCTCTCACGGTGGCGGTGGTAGAGGACTCAGAGTTGCAAGGAACGAAGAGGAACTTATAAACCAGTTTAAAACTGCCGTCGCAGAAGCTGAAGCAGCTTTTGGAAAAGGTGAAGTTTTCATAGAGAAGTATATAGAAGAACCAAGGCACATAGAGATTCAGATAATTGCTGACAAAAACGGTAATGTCGTTCACCTTGGTGAGAGAGACTGTTCCATGCAGAGGCGCCACCAGAAGGTGCTTGAAATTGCGCCTTCTCCTGTTCTTACTAAGAGGCAGAGGGAAAAACTCGGACAGATCTGTGTAAAGGTAGCGAGAGAGATAGGGTACTATGGCGTTGGAACGTGGGAATTCTTGATGGATAAATATGGAAAGTTCTACTTTATGGAAGTGAATCCAAGGCTTCAGGTTGAACATACCATTACAGAAGCTGTTACAGGTATAGACATCGTTCAAGAGCAGATAAGAATTGCAGCCGGCATGAACCTCTCTTTCTCTCAGAAGAGTGTAAATATATACGGATTTGCAATGCAGTTTAGAATTAACGCAGAAGATGTTACCAGGGACTTCGTTCCGTCTCCCGGAACAGTTACCGCTTATTATTCACCAGGTGGTATAGGCGTAAGGATTGATGGTGTAGTTTACAAGGGGTACAGGATTCCGCCTTACTACGATTCAATGATTGCAAAGCTGATTGTTTGGGGAAGAAACTGGGACGAAGTTATCAGACGTTCAAGAAGAGCCCTTGACGAATTTGTGATTAGAGGTGTGCCGACAACCATTCCATTCTTTAAGAAAATCCTGAATGACCCGGAATTTATTCACGGAAAGTTTGATACTTCTTTCATAGATAGAAAGATAAAAGAGTTTACCTTTATCAAAGAGCCTGATCCTGAAATACTCGCTCTGGCTCTTTCTGCCGCAATTGCGGCACACCACGGACTTTAA
- the oadA gene encoding sodium-extruding oxaloacetate decarboxylase subunit alpha, producing the protein MGKKLQFTDVTLRDAHQSLFATRMKTKDMIDIAPVIDKAGFWSVEMWGGATFDACLRFLREDPWERLKILRKLMPNSKLQMLLRGQNLVGYRHYPDDVVKAFVRKAAENGIDVFRVFDALNDLRNVEVAVETAKECGKIVEGAISYTISPVHTEDLYVELALQYKDMGVDIITIKDMASLLSPEKAYSLVKAIKEETGLPVHIHTHCTSGMAEMTQLKAAEAGADLFDVAISPMASDTSHPAAETMAYVLKEFGYEIDLDKEALSKMAKHFKEVRKHYQKYDMNFKGVDAGVLEHQIPGGMMSNLVNQLKEQGALDRLDEVLKEIPRVREDLGYPPLVTPTSQIVGTQAVLNVLAGERYKMITQETKNYVKGLYGKPPAPIKEEIIKKILGGEQPITCRPADLLEPELEQRRKEIEGLARSEEDVLSYCLFPQVAKEFFEWREKVEKGEIPAISEEDLADTLEEENLCPQPLAPTEFIINVHGESYHVKIAGVGHKAEGKKPYFIKIDGRLEEVVVEPLVEVVPTAGEVEISGGLTSSSKRPKATKEGDVTSPMPAKVVEIKVKEGDRVNEGDVVAIVEAMKMQNEVHAPISGTVKAIYVKPGDQVNPDEAIMTIE; encoded by the coding sequence ATGGGAAAGAAACTCCAGTTTACAGATGTTACATTGAGGGATGCCCATCAGTCTCTCTTTGCCACAAGGATGAAAACAAAGGACATGATAGATATAGCGCCTGTCATTGATAAAGCGGGGTTCTGGTCTGTTGAAATGTGGGGTGGTGCCACGTTTGACGCCTGTCTGAGGTTTTTAAGAGAAGATCCCTGGGAGAGGTTAAAAATTCTCAGGAAGCTCATGCCCAACTCAAAACTTCAGATGCTCTTAAGGGGACAGAACCTTGTGGGTTACAGGCACTATCCTGACGATGTTGTTAAAGCTTTTGTAAGAAAAGCTGCCGAAAACGGAATAGATGTCTTCAGGGTTTTTGACGCCCTTAATGACCTTAGAAATGTTGAAGTTGCAGTGGAAACAGCAAAAGAGTGCGGGAAAATAGTGGAAGGGGCAATATCCTACACTATAAGTCCCGTTCACACAGAAGACCTCTACGTTGAGCTTGCCCTTCAGTACAAGGATATGGGTGTTGATATTATTACGATAAAGGACATGGCAAGCCTCCTTTCACCGGAAAAAGCTTACTCTCTTGTAAAAGCAATTAAAGAAGAAACAGGTCTTCCCGTTCACATTCATACTCACTGCACGAGCGGTATGGCTGAGATGACACAGCTTAAAGCTGCTGAGGCAGGAGCAGACCTGTTTGACGTTGCCATTTCACCAATGGCTTCAGATACTTCACACCCTGCTGCTGAAACAATGGCTTACGTTCTCAAAGAGTTTGGTTATGAGATAGACCTTGATAAAGAAGCACTTTCAAAAATGGCAAAGCACTTCAAAGAAGTTAGAAAGCATTACCAGAAGTACGACATGAACTTTAAAGGTGTTGATGCAGGAGTTCTCGAACATCAGATCCCCGGTGGAATGATGTCAAACCTTGTTAACCAGCTGAAAGAGCAGGGGGCCCTTGATAGGCTCGATGAAGTCTTAAAGGAAATTCCAAGAGTTAGAGAAGACCTTGGTTATCCACCTCTTGTTACGCCCACAAGCCAGATAGTTGGAACTCAGGCTGTTCTTAACGTTCTTGCCGGCGAAAGATACAAGATGATTACACAGGAAACAAAAAACTATGTTAAAGGGCTTTACGGTAAGCCACCTGCCCCGATAAAAGAGGAAATCATCAAGAAGATTCTTGGCGGCGAGCAGCCAATTACCTGCAGACCTGCAGACCTCCTTGAGCCTGAGTTAGAACAGAGAAGGAAAGAAATTGAAGGACTTGCAAGGTCTGAAGAGGATGTCCTTTCCTACTGTCTCTTCCCACAGGTTGCAAAAGAGTTCTTTGAGTGGAGAGAAAAGGTTGAAAAAGGTGAAATACCCGCAATATCTGAGGAAGACCTTGCCGATACGCTTGAGGAAGAAAATCTCTGTCCTCAGCCGCTTGCTCCAACAGAGTTTATCATTAACGTTCACGGAGAGAGCTACCACGTAAAAATCGCAGGTGTGGGACACAAAGCAGAAGGTAAGAAACCTTACTTTATCAAAATAGATGGACGACTTGAGGAAGTTGTTGTTGAACCGCTTGTTGAAGTTGTTCCAACTGCAGGTGAAGTTGAAATCAGCGGCGGACTTACAAGTAGTTCTAAACGTCCAAAGGCAACGAAAGAAGGCGACGTCACATCACCAATGCCTGCAAAAGTTGTTGAGATAAAAGTTAAAGAAGGTGACCGGG